A window of the Streptomyces luomodiensis genome harbors these coding sequences:
- the galE gene encoding UDP-glucose 4-epimerase GalE, whose product MTWLITGGAGYIGSHVVRAMAEAGEPVAVLDDLSDGVRTRLPEDVPLVCGSTLDRELLDRAFAELNVTGVVHLAAKKQVAESVEQPLRYYRENVHGLTVLLEAAVAAGVSRFLFSSSAAVYGMPDVERVTEDTPCRPINPYGETKLAGEWLVRAAGAAHSLATACLRYFNVAGATRPELADTGVSNVIPMMFERITAGQPPLIFGDDYDTPDGTCVRDYIHVEDLASAHLAVARRLAAQRAPGDLTVNIGTGQGVSVREMADLIGEITGRPELTPVTGPRRAGDPARVVGSTELITKELGWSARHDVRAMVESAWAGWCRHHPEARRG is encoded by the coding sequence ATGACATGGCTGATCACAGGTGGTGCCGGATATATCGGGTCGCATGTCGTGCGGGCCATGGCCGAGGCGGGTGAGCCGGTGGCCGTGCTCGACGATCTGTCCGACGGCGTCCGGACGCGGCTGCCCGAGGACGTCCCGCTGGTATGCGGCTCCACCCTCGACCGTGAGCTGCTGGACCGCGCCTTCGCCGAGCTGAACGTGACCGGTGTGGTGCATCTCGCGGCGAAGAAGCAGGTGGCGGAGTCCGTGGAGCAGCCGCTGCGCTACTACCGGGAGAATGTGCACGGGCTCACGGTGCTGCTGGAGGCGGCGGTCGCGGCCGGGGTCAGCCGTTTCCTCTTCTCCTCCTCCGCCGCCGTCTACGGCATGCCCGATGTGGAACGTGTCACCGAGGACACCCCGTGCCGGCCGATCAATCCCTACGGAGAAACCAAGCTGGCCGGAGAATGGCTGGTCAGGGCGGCGGGCGCGGCCCACTCCCTCGCCACGGCCTGTCTGCGCTACTTCAATGTGGCGGGGGCCACGCGCCCCGAGCTGGCCGACACCGGAGTGTCCAATGTCATCCCGATGATGTTCGAGCGGATCACCGCGGGGCAGCCGCCCCTGATCTTCGGTGACGACTACGACACCCCCGACGGCACCTGTGTGCGCGACTACATCCATGTCGAGGACCTGGCCTCGGCCCATCTGGCCGTGGCCCGCCGGCTGGCCGCGCAGCGGGCGCCGGGCGATCTCACGGTGAACATCGGCACCGGTCAGGGCGTCTCGGTACGTGAGATGGCCGATCTGATCGGTGAGATCACCGGCCGCCCGGAACTGACTCCGGTGACCGGTCCGCGCCGGGCGGGCGATCCGGCCCGGGTCGTCGGATCCACCGAACTGATCACCAAGGAGCTGGGCTGGAGCGCCCGGCACGATGTCCGCGCGATGGTGGAGTCGGCCTGGGCGGGGTGGTGCCGGCACCACCCCGAGGCCCGGCGCGGCTGA
- a CDS encoding DUF5941 domain-containing protein: protein MAGSSLEGDLRSLGFDVRTAADAAGVTAALAAVPARERVALVDPRFVGHVHALRLALTDPRFPAAATRGALSVQPEARTALARAAAASAAGNGGGALPAVPASVPATVPGGAGPAQPPVGSAPDPGAGASAVGALAAAPGEAAPAATPGAADAPSWVDDIAARLDADGVAVHRPELGVLVAAVPGDAPARARARDAVDAVDDERVRLRSAVKSRDGFFTTFCISPYSRYIARWCARRGLTPNQVTTASLLTALIAAACAATGTRPGFVSAGVLLIASFVLDCTDGQLARYSLQYSTLGAWLDATFDRAKEYAYYAGLALGAARADGDDVWALALGAMVLQTCRHVVDFAFNEANHDATGNTSPTAALSGRLDSVGWTVWLRRMVVLPIGERWAMIAVLTAFTTPRITFAVLLIGCALAACYTTAGRVLRSLTRRAERTDRAARALAELADSGPLAESAAKAAARKAGSYLAPLSAALGAAAVLAGTAAAGFGSWVPVGCAVLYAVLAGVAVAAPLKGPLDWLVPPLFRAAEYGTILILAARSEVNGALPAAFGLVAAVAYHHYDTVYRIRGGTGAPPRRLVRAIGGHEGRTVVVTLAAALLHHQNQGFTIALTALAAALALTVLIESIRFWVSSKAPAVHDETGEPA, encoded by the coding sequence ATCGCCGGCTCGTCCCTCGAGGGCGACCTGCGGTCGCTGGGCTTCGACGTGCGTACGGCGGCCGACGCCGCCGGCGTCACGGCGGCGCTCGCCGCCGTCCCCGCCCGGGAGCGGGTGGCCCTCGTCGACCCCCGCTTCGTCGGCCACGTCCACGCCCTGCGGCTGGCCCTCACCGACCCCCGCTTCCCCGCGGCCGCGACGCGCGGAGCACTGAGCGTCCAGCCCGAGGCGCGTACGGCACTGGCCCGCGCGGCGGCCGCTTCGGCCGCCGGGAACGGCGGTGGGGCGCTCCCCGCCGTCCCGGCATCGGTGCCCGCCACCGTGCCCGGCGGGGCGGGACCGGCCCAGCCGCCCGTCGGCTCCGCGCCGGACCCCGGCGCCGGGGCGTCCGCCGTCGGCGCGCTCGCCGCCGCGCCCGGTGAGGCCGCGCCCGCGGCCACTCCGGGCGCTGCCGACGCCCCCTCCTGGGTGGACGACATCGCCGCGCGTCTCGACGCCGACGGCGTCGCCGTCCACCGGCCCGAGCTCGGGGTGCTCGTCGCCGCCGTGCCCGGCGACGCGCCGGCGCGGGCGAGGGCGCGTGACGCCGTGGACGCGGTGGACGACGAGCGGGTGCGGCTGCGGAGTGCCGTGAAGTCGCGGGACGGCTTCTTCACGACCTTCTGCATCAGCCCCTACTCCCGCTATATCGCCCGCTGGTGCGCCCGGCGCGGGCTGACCCCCAACCAGGTCACCACCGCCTCCCTCCTCACCGCGCTCATCGCGGCGGCCTGCGCCGCCACCGGCACCCGGCCCGGGTTCGTCTCGGCCGGGGTGCTGCTGATCGCCTCGTTCGTGCTCGACTGCACCGACGGGCAGCTGGCCCGCTACTCGCTGCAGTACTCCACGCTCGGCGCCTGGCTGGACGCCACGTTCGACCGGGCCAAGGAGTACGCCTACTACGCGGGCCTCGCCCTCGGCGCCGCCCGCGCCGACGGCGATGACGTATGGGCGCTCGCGCTCGGCGCGATGGTGCTCCAGACCTGCCGCCACGTGGTGGACTTCGCCTTCAACGAGGCCAACCACGACGCCACCGGCAACACCAGCCCCACCGCCGCCCTCTCCGGCCGCCTCGACAGCGTCGGCTGGACGGTCTGGCTGCGCCGCATGGTCGTGCTGCCGATCGGTGAGCGCTGGGCGATGATCGCCGTGCTGACCGCGTTCACCACCCCCCGTATCACCTTCGCGGTGCTGCTCATCGGCTGCGCGCTGGCCGCCTGCTACACCACCGCCGGCCGGGTGCTGCGCTCGCTCACCCGCCGGGCGGAGCGTACCGACCGGGCGGCCCGCGCCCTCGCGGAGCTGGCGGACTCCGGTCCGCTCGCCGAGTCGGCCGCCAAGGCGGCCGCCCGTAAGGCGGGTTCCTACCTCGCCCCGCTCTCGGCCGCCCTCGGGGCCGCGGCCGTCCTGGCCGGCACCGCGGCCGCCGGTTTCGGCTCCTGGGTGCCCGTCGGATGCGCCGTGCTCTACGCGGTCCTCGCGGGGGTCGCCGTCGCCGCGCCCCTCAAGGGCCCGCTCGACTGGCTGGTGCCGCCGCTCTTCCGCGCCGCCGAATACGGCACCATCCTGATCCTGGCGGCCCGCTCGGAGGTGAACGGCGCCTTGCCGGCGGCTTTCGGGCTGGTTGCGGCGGTCGCCTACCATCACTACGACACGGTGTACCGCATCCGCGGTGGCACCGGGGCGCCCCCGCGGCGGCTGGTGCGGGCGATCGGCGGGCACGAGGGGCGGACGGTGGTGGTCACGCTCGCCGCTGCCCTGCTGCACCACCAGAACCAAGGTTTCACCATCGCGTTGACCGCTCTCGCGGCGGCCCTCGCGCTGACGGTGCTCATCGAGAGCATCCGCTTCTGGGTGTCCTCCAAAGCACCCGCAGTACACGACGAAACAGGAGAACCCGCATGA
- a CDS encoding phosphocholine cytidylyltransferase family protein, with protein sequence MIGLVLAAGAGRRLRPYTDTLPKALVPVGPEGKEGETTVLDLTLGNFAEVGLTEVAIVVGYRKEAVYERKEALEQRYGLKLTLIDNDKAEEWNNAYSLWCARDAIKHSVILANGDTVHPVSVEKTLLAARGNGQKIILALDTAKQLAEEEMKVVADPDKGVRRITKLMDPAEATGEYIGVTLIEGEAAADLADALKATYERDPQLYYEDGYQELVNRGFQVDVAPIGDVKWVEIDNHDDLAKGREIACQY encoded by the coding sequence ATGATCGGCCTTGTGCTCGCGGCCGGCGCCGGACGGCGTCTGCGTCCCTACACCGACACGCTCCCCAAGGCCCTGGTGCCCGTAGGACCCGAGGGGAAGGAAGGCGAGACGACCGTCCTCGACCTGACCCTCGGCAACTTCGCGGAGGTCGGTCTGACCGAGGTCGCCATCGTCGTCGGCTACCGCAAGGAGGCCGTGTACGAGCGCAAGGAGGCCCTGGAGCAGCGGTACGGCCTCAAGCTCACGCTGATCGACAACGACAAGGCCGAGGAGTGGAACAACGCCTACTCCCTCTGGTGCGCCCGTGACGCGATCAAGCACTCCGTGATCCTCGCCAACGGCGACACCGTGCACCCGGTCTCCGTCGAGAAGACCCTGCTGGCCGCGCGCGGCAACGGCCAGAAGATCATCCTCGCGCTGGACACGGCCAAGCAGCTCGCCGAGGAGGAGATGAAGGTCGTCGCCGACCCCGACAAGGGCGTGCGGAGGATCACCAAGCTGATGGACCCGGCCGAGGCGACCGGTGAGTACATCGGCGTCACCCTCATCGAGGGCGAGGCCGCCGCGGACCTCGCGGACGCGCTGAAGGCCACGTACGAGCGCGACCCCCAGCTGTACTACGAGGACGGCTACCAGGAGCTGGTCAACCGCGGCTTCCAGGTCGACGTGGCCCCGATCGGCGACGTCAAGTGGGTCGAGATCGACAACCATGACGACCTGGCGAAGGGCCGTGAGATCGCGTGCCAGTACTGA
- a CDS encoding iron-containing alcohol dehydrogenase family protein: MPVLTRLIPSPLVVDIRAGALDDLAGVLADQRISASGKLAIAISGGSGALLRERLAPALPGASWYEVGGGTLDDAIKLADAMKSGHYDAVVGLGGGKIIDCAKFAAARIGLPLVAVATNLSHDGLCSPVATLDNDAGRGSYGVPNPIAVVIDLDVIREAPVRYVRSGIGDALSNISAVADWELSNRETGEQIDGLAAAMARQAGEAVLRHPGGVGDDAFLQVLAEGLVLTGISMSVAGDSRPASGACHEINHAFDLLFPKRAASHGEQCGLAAAFAMRLRGAHEESAHMAEVLHRHGLPVLPEEIGFTVDEFVQVVEFAPKTRPGRYTILEHLDLSSDAIRDAYADHAKAVSQAISG; this comes from the coding sequence GTGCCAGTACTGACGAGGCTCATCCCCTCGCCGCTCGTCGTCGACATTCGCGCGGGCGCCCTGGACGATCTCGCGGGGGTCCTCGCCGACCAGCGGATCTCCGCCTCCGGCAAGCTGGCCATCGCCATCAGCGGCGGCTCCGGCGCCCTGCTGCGCGAGCGGCTGGCGCCGGCGCTGCCGGGCGCCAGCTGGTACGAGGTCGGCGGCGGCACCCTGGATGACGCGATCAAGCTCGCCGACGCCATGAAGTCGGGCCACTACGACGCGGTCGTGGGGCTCGGCGGCGGCAAGATCATCGACTGTGCGAAGTTCGCCGCGGCGCGGATCGGCCTGCCGCTGGTCGCCGTCGCCACCAACCTCTCGCACGACGGTCTGTGCTCCCCGGTCGCGACCCTCGACAACGACGCGGGCCGCGGCTCGTACGGGGTGCCCAACCCGATCGCCGTGGTCATCGACCTCGATGTGATCCGCGAGGCGCCGGTCCGCTATGTGCGCTCCGGTATCGGCGACGCGCTCTCCAACATCTCCGCGGTCGCCGACTGGGAGCTGTCCAACCGCGAGACCGGCGAGCAGATCGACGGACTCGCCGCCGCCATGGCACGCCAGGCGGGCGAGGCCGTGCTGCGCCACCCCGGCGGGGTCGGCGACGACGCCTTCCTCCAGGTGCTGGCCGAGGGACTGGTGCTCACCGGCATCTCCATGTCGGTCGCGGGGGACTCCCGCCCGGCGTCCGGTGCCTGCCACGAGATCAACCACGCCTTCGACCTGCTCTTCCCCAAGCGCGCCGCCAGCCATGGCGAGCAGTGCGGCCTGGCCGCCGCCTTCGCGATGCGGCTGCGCGGGGCGCACGAGGAGTCGGCGCACATGGCCGAGGTGCTGCACCGGCACGGTCTGCCCGTGCTGCCCGAGGAGATCGGCTTCACCGTGGACGAGTTCGTCCAGGTCGTGGAGTTCGCTCCGAAGACGCGCCCCGGCCGCTACACGATCCTCGAGCACCTCGACCTCTCATCCGACGCGATCAGGGACGCATACGCCGACCATGCCAAAGCAGTCAGTCAAGCCATCAGTGGCTGA
- a CDS encoding CDP-alcohol phosphatidyltransferase family protein has translation MPKQSVKPSVAELRPVVHPAGVKDRRSGEHWAGRLYMREISLRCDRHLVNTRVTPNQLTYLMTVFGVLAAPALLVPGIAGAVLGVLMVQLYLLLDCVDGEIARWKKQFSLGGVYLDRVGAYLCDAAVLVGFGLRAADLWGSGRIDWLWAFLGTLAALGAILIKAETDLVGVARHQGGLPPVKEAASEPRSSGMALARRAAAALKFHRLVLGVEASLLILVVAVVDQVRGDLFFTRLGVAVLAGIALLQTLLHLVSILASSRLK, from the coding sequence ATGCCAAAGCAGTCAGTCAAGCCATCAGTGGCTGAACTCCGCCCGGTCGTCCACCCCGCGGGGGTGAAGGACCGGCGGAGCGGTGAGCACTGGGCCGGGCGCCTCTACATGCGCGAGATCTCGCTGCGCTGCGACCGGCACCTGGTGAACACGCGGGTCACGCCCAACCAGCTGACGTATCTGATGACCGTCTTCGGCGTCCTCGCCGCCCCGGCCCTGCTGGTGCCGGGGATCGCGGGCGCCGTGCTCGGGGTGCTGATGGTCCAGCTCTACCTGCTGCTGGACTGCGTGGACGGCGAGATAGCCCGCTGGAAGAAGCAGTTCTCGCTGGGCGGTGTGTATCTGGACCGGGTCGGCGCCTACCTGTGCGACGCCGCGGTGCTCGTCGGCTTCGGTCTGCGCGCGGCCGACCTGTGGGGCTCCGGGCGGATCGACTGGCTGTGGGCGTTCCTCGGCACCCTCGCCGCGCTCGGTGCCATCCTGATCAAGGCCGAGACCGACCTGGTCGGGGTCGCCCGGCACCAGGGCGGTCTGCCACCGGTCAAGGAGGCGGCCTCCGAGCCGCGCTCGTCCGGTATGGCGCTGGCCCGCAGGGCGGCCGCGGCGCTGAAGTTCCACCGGCTGGTCCTCGGGGTCGAGGCGTCGCTGCTCATCCTCGTGGTGGCGGTCGTGGACCAGGTGCGCGGCGACCTGTTCTTCACCCGGCTGGGCGTTGCCGTACTGGCCGGTATCGCCCTTCTGCAAACCCTGCTTCACCTCGTGTCCATCCTCGCGTCGAGCAGGCTCAAGTGA
- a CDS encoding glycosyltransferase family 2 protein yields the protein MKVGAIVLTMGNRPEELRALLDSVAKQDGDPVEVVVVGNGSPLPTLPEGVRTVELPENVGIPAGRNVGIEAFGPGGSDVDVLLFLDDDGLLPGTDTAELCRQAFAADPGLGIISFRIADPDTGVTQRRHVPRLRASDPLRSSRVTTFLGGANAVRTAVFQQVGGLPDEFFYAHEETDLAWRALDAGWMIDYRSDMVLHHPTTAPSRHAVYHRMVARNRVWLARRNLPALLVPVYLGVWLLLTLARRPSKTALRAWFGGFREGWKTPCGPRRPMKWRTVWRLTRLGRPPVI from the coding sequence ATGAAGGTCGGAGCGATCGTCCTGACGATGGGCAATCGCCCCGAGGAGCTGCGCGCACTCCTCGACTCGGTCGCCAAGCAGGACGGCGACCCGGTCGAGGTGGTCGTCGTGGGCAACGGATCGCCGCTGCCCACGCTTCCCGAGGGCGTCCGGACCGTCGAGCTGCCCGAGAACGTGGGCATCCCGGCGGGCCGCAACGTCGGCATCGAGGCGTTCGGACCCGGTGGGTCGGACGTCGATGTGCTGCTGTTCCTCGACGACGACGGGCTGCTGCCGGGCACCGACACGGCCGAACTGTGCCGGCAGGCGTTCGCCGCCGATCCCGGGCTCGGCATCATCTCGTTCCGCATCGCCGACCCCGACACCGGTGTCACCCAGCGTCGCCATGTGCCCCGGCTGCGTGCCTCGGACCCCCTGCGGTCCTCCCGGGTGACCACCTTCCTGGGCGGCGCCAACGCGGTCCGTACCGCGGTGTTCCAGCAGGTCGGAGGGTTGCCGGACGAATTCTTCTACGCGCACGAGGAGACCGATCTGGCCTGGCGGGCGCTGGACGCCGGCTGGATGATCGATTACCGGTCGGACATGGTGCTGCACCATCCGACCACCGCGCCGAGCAGGCACGCGGTCTACCACCGGATGGTGGCCCGCAACCGGGTCTGGCTGGCCCGGCGTAACCTTCCTGCCCTGCTCGTACCCGTCTACCTGGGCGTCTGGCTGCTGCTCACACTGGCCAGACGTCCGTCGAAAACCGCACTTCGGGCCTGGTTCGGAGGGTTCAGGGAAGGCTGGAAGACACCGTGTGGTCCACGTCGGCCCATGAAGTGGCGTACGGTATGGCGCCTGACCCGACTGGGCCGACCTCCTGTCATCTGA
- a CDS encoding ABC transporter permease codes for MSETTHDGAVAVSAPPSADDGLSPAELAKKYGLSVSGARVGLGEYIRQMWGRRHFILAFSQAKLTAQYSQAKLGQLWQVVTPLLNAAVYFFIFGLLLGGRGGMKNDMYIPFLVTGVFVFTFSQASAMAGVRAISGNLGLVRALHFPRASLPISFALQQLQQLLFSMIVLVVVLLGFGHFPDFAWLLVVPALALQFVFNTGLALILARMGAKTPDLAQLLPFLLRTWMYASGVMYPLEHMLNKAGAHPWVSDLLLANPAAVYMDLMRYALINDYPSSNLPPHVWALALGWAVLIGFGGFVYFWKAEEQYGRG; via the coding sequence GTGAGCGAGACTACGCACGACGGTGCGGTAGCCGTGAGTGCCCCGCCATCAGCCGACGACGGCCTGTCCCCGGCCGAGCTGGCGAAGAAGTACGGGCTGTCGGTGAGCGGCGCCCGGGTGGGCCTCGGCGAGTACATCCGCCAGATGTGGGGCAGGCGCCACTTCATCCTGGCCTTTTCGCAGGCCAAGCTCACCGCCCAGTACAGCCAGGCCAAGCTCGGCCAGCTGTGGCAGGTGGTGACCCCGCTGCTCAACGCCGCGGTGTACTTCTTCATCTTCGGCCTGCTGCTGGGCGGCCGGGGCGGTATGAAGAACGACATGTACATCCCGTTCCTGGTGACGGGCGTGTTCGTCTTCACCTTCTCGCAGGCCTCCGCGATGGCCGGGGTGCGTGCCATCTCGGGGAACCTGGGCCTGGTGCGGGCCCTGCACTTCCCGCGTGCCTCGCTCCCCATCTCGTTCGCGCTCCAGCAGCTCCAGCAACTGCTCTTCTCGATGATCGTGCTGGTCGTCGTCCTGCTGGGCTTCGGGCACTTCCCGGACTTCGCATGGCTGCTGGTCGTCCCGGCCCTGGCGCTGCAGTTCGTCTTCAACACCGGTCTGGCGCTCATCCTGGCCCGGATGGGGGCCAAGACCCCGGACCTGGCGCAGCTGCTGCCGTTCCTCCTGCGCACCTGGATGTACGCCTCCGGCGTGATGTACCCGCTGGAGCACATGCTCAACAAGGCGGGAGCGCACCCTTGGGTGTCCGATCTCCTGCTGGCCAACCCGGCGGCGGTCTACATGGACCTGATGCGCTACGCCCTGATCAACGACTACCCCTCGTCGAACCTGCCGCCGCACGTCTGGGCGCTGGCACTGGGGTGGGCGGTGCTGATCGGCTTCGGGGGTTTCGTGTACTTCTGGAAGGCAGAGGAGCAGTACGGCCGTGGCTGA
- a CDS encoding ABC transporter ATP-binding protein: MAEQTLDKADKAAKADKTAEEGRAAKAGEGVQGARAEARVPTVIADDVHIVYRVNGGPKGRGSATAALSRILGRKGAPGMREVHAVRGVTFVAYKGESIGLIGSNGSGKSTLLKAVAGLLPTERGSVYTDGQPSLLGVNAALMNDLTGERNVILGGLAMGMSREQIRERYQDIVDFSGINEKGDFITLPMRTYSSGMAARLRFSIAAAKDHDVLMIDEALATGDRKFQKRSEARIRELRKDAGTVFLVSHNNKSIRDTCDRVLWLEKGELLMDGPTDEVIKAYEKETGK; encoded by the coding sequence GTGGCTGAGCAAACCCTTGACAAGGCAGATAAAGCCGCCAAGGCGGACAAGACCGCCGAGGAGGGCCGGGCCGCCAAGGCGGGCGAGGGGGTCCAGGGGGCTCGCGCCGAGGCGCGGGTGCCCACCGTCATCGCCGACGACGTCCACATCGTCTACCGCGTCAACGGCGGCCCCAAGGGCCGGGGCAGTGCCACCGCCGCCCTCAGCCGCATCCTGGGCCGCAAGGGCGCCCCGGGCATGCGCGAGGTGCACGCTGTGCGCGGGGTCACCTTCGTGGCGTACAAGGGTGAGTCGATCGGTCTGATCGGGTCCAACGGCTCCGGCAAGTCGACCCTCCTCAAGGCCGTCGCGGGGCTGCTGCCCACCGAGCGCGGCAGTGTCTACACCGACGGCCAGCCGTCGCTGCTCGGTGTGAACGCGGCGCTGATGAACGACCTCACCGGTGAGCGGAACGTCATCCTGGGCGGTCTGGCCATGGGGATGTCGCGGGAGCAGATCCGTGAGCGCTACCAGGACATCGTGGACTTCTCGGGCATCAACGAGAAGGGTGACTTCATCACCCTGCCGATGCGGACCTACTCCTCCGGTATGGCGGCCCGGCTGCGCTTCTCCATCGCCGCGGCCAAGGATCACGACGTGCTGATGATCGACGAGGCGCTGGCCACCGGTGACCGGAAGTTCCAGAAGCGCTCCGAGGCCCGCATCCGGGAGCTGCGGAAGGACGCCGGAACGGTCTTCCTCGTCAGCCACAACAACAAGTCCATCCGGGACACCTGCGACCGGGTGCTGTGGCTGGAGAAGGGCGAGCTGTTGATGGACGGCCCGACCGACGAGGTCATCAAGGCGTACGAGAAGGAGACCGGCAAGTAG
- a CDS encoding IclR family transcriptional regulator encodes MQRAFTRLGGRAHGPGALARAAGLDDSSVYRILQSGVHEGIFVREGRGLYRLGSGAPQLGLKALAHSPAPEAAHALLEGLRRATGGALTFLYLLAPFGGAHRQCVDMAVGDSDLTELGMTPRAVQTVEHSLRVGAAGRAILAYLPEAIQSEVLERPVPAEAGPGAYRDDVRLVASLHRIRARGYALGHEECAAGWNECAAPVTWDGLVMGSVLVMKPKRVMPRCPVTVIDAVEQTAAGLADLGRGGPVPSNGNDPTPK; translated from the coding sequence GTGCAGCGGGCCTTCACCCGGCTCGGCGGACGGGCCCATGGGCCCGGTGCGTTGGCCAGAGCGGCCGGTCTGGACGATTCGAGCGTCTACCGGATACTCCAGTCCGGGGTGCACGAGGGCATCTTCGTCCGCGAGGGCAGGGGGCTGTACCGGCTGGGCTCGGGCGCCCCGCAGCTCGGCCTCAAGGCGCTGGCCCACTCGCCCGCGCCGGAGGCCGCCCACGCCCTTCTGGAGGGGCTGCGCCGGGCCACCGGCGGCGCGCTGACCTTCCTCTATCTGCTGGCGCCGTTCGGCGGCGCACACCGGCAGTGCGTCGACATGGCCGTCGGCGACTCCGATCTGACGGAGCTGGGGATGACGCCGCGTGCGGTGCAGACCGTCGAGCACTCGCTGCGGGTGGGCGCGGCGGGGCGGGCGATCCTGGCGTATCTGCCGGAGGCCATCCAGTCCGAGGTGCTGGAGCGGCCGGTGCCCGCCGAGGCCGGGCCCGGCGCCTACCGGGACGACGTCCGGCTGGTCGCCTCGCTGCACCGGATCAGGGCGCGGGGCTACGCCCTGGGGCACGAGGAGTGCGCGGCGGGGTGGAACGAGTGCGCGGCGCCGGTCACCTGGGACGGACTGGTCATGGGCTCGGTGCTGGTGATGAAGCCCAAAAGGGTCATGCCGCGGTGTCCGGTGACCGTCATCGACGCGGTCGAGCAGACGGCGGCCGGGCTGGCCGATCTGGGGCGCGGCGGTCCCGTCCCCTCGAACGGGAATGATCCGACGCCCAAGTAA
- a CDS encoding response regulator transcription factor → MSDTPVPSWSRELERVSLLSAREAQTFALLGAGWSNRRIALRLQVTERTVKAHVASILAKLQVESRLQAGLVALSYRHLYQSTVSERNVAG, encoded by the coding sequence GTGTCCGATACTCCCGTGCCCAGCTGGTCACGGGAGCTGGAGCGGGTGTCGCTGTTATCGGCCCGGGAGGCCCAGACGTTCGCGCTGCTCGGCGCGGGCTGGTCCAACCGCCGTATCGCACTGCGGCTCCAGGTGACCGAGCGCACGGTGAAGGCGCACGTGGCCTCAATACTCGCGAAACTGCAGGTGGAATCCCGGCTGCAAGCCGGTCTGGTCGCCCTCAGCTACCGGCACCTGTACCAAAGTACAGTTTCCGAGCGGAACGTGGCCGGTTAG